The Coffea arabica cultivar ET-39 chromosome 8e, Coffea Arabica ET-39 HiFi, whole genome shotgun sequence genome window below encodes:
- the LOC113704824 gene encoding uncharacterized protein, whose translation MAESEEFLAFIEEAGVFDAGFFGSSFTWSNNRRGRARIWKRLDRLLINEKCLNVASAISVVHLARHPSDHSPLRISFASRLDNKPRLFRFLNVWAARPDLLEASDWNKQSFGNVFDAVREAEAGVLRAEAVVENETSEKAQIELQRAQAELTRSLAIEEQFWRQKARVKWLRSGDRNTKYFHAVVKQRRVHEMIHRIRKQMGNGWRMTMQ comes from the exons ATGGCAGAAAGTGAGGAATTTCTGGCGTTTATAGAGGAGGCAGGGGTTTTTGATGCGGGATTTTTTGGATCGAGTTTCACTTGGAGTAATAACAGGAGGGGACGAGCTCGAATTTGGAAGAGGCTGGATAGACTGTTAATCAATGAGAAGTGCCTAAATGTTGCTTCGGCAATATCTGTTGTACACCTAGCACGACACCCTTCGGATCACTCTCCGCTAAGAATCTCCTTTGCGTCACGACTAGACAATAAACCACGGCTTTTTCGCTTCTTGAATGTATGGGCAGCAAGGCCAGACCTATTGGAG GCATCAGATTGGAATAAGCAGTCATTTGGGAATGTATTTGATGCGGTCCGGGAGGCAGAGGCGGGAGTATTGAGAGCAGAGGCGGTTGTGGAGAATGAAACATCGGAGAAGGCGCAGATTGAGCTACAAAGAGCTCAAGCTGAACTTACGAGATCGCTAGCAATCGAAGAGCAATTTTGGCGGCAGAAGGCAAGAGTGAAATGGCTTCGTAGTGGGGACCGGAACACCAAATACTTTCATGCGGTGGTTAAACAGAGGAGAGTGCACGAAATGATACACAGAATTAGGAAGCAGATGGGCAATGGGTGGAGGATGACGATGCAATAA